A segment of the Lycium ferocissimum isolate CSIRO_LF1 chromosome 5, AGI_CSIRO_Lferr_CH_V1, whole genome shotgun sequence genome:
ggcagagttttgcaaaatttcaaccgagtgaaaagaaagaaaagaatttgccttaatgcaaacctctgccttaagggagagttttgccttatgcctgaaggcaaaaaCTCTGCTTTAAGTAGAGTTTGCAGTCAAACTCTAATTAGGCAGAGTTCAGGTAGAGTTTGACTGCAAACTCTACTTAAGGCAAAGTTTGACTGCAAACTctacttaaggcagagttttcaAACCTGCCTGAAGGTAGCAAACCTGTGCCTCTGTCTTGCaaattcaaactctaccttgtgattttttttaaaaaaaatttgactaagCGAGAGTTCGAACCCGAAATCAAGGGGttttagcgaaggacaaaaattaaagaccaccaatttgagggtcaaaaattcaagatcacccccgaataagggaaatcgtgcaaattgcccgttCAAAGTTAGACTTTTGGATCTCTAAATTTAGACAAAAGGTCTCAATTTGAACTTTCTTAGGCTTTGGTAGAACCCAACTTCAAACTTTAGACAACtaaaattttcaactttagCAGTGCGATTTCAACTAGAGATTAAATGAAGCCCACTAGAGATTCTTTCTCAGCTGACAAAACTTAGGCAAACTTACTCAAATGACTATCTTATTGTAACTTCCTACCATTTATAGCTACccttttaaatattaccatttgtagctacattTTGGTAAAATAATGTATGTTTTCGTGTGTATTTGTTGTCAACAAATACATGAGaacatggtaaaaaaaaaaaaaaaaacaggatccttgattttagcctttaacggtggagctattaaattagatattaatatatatatttttgatgtattttagtgatttttttttgctttgatgtattctagtgatttttttttttttgatgtatttcagtgatttttttttgctataatgTATTtccgtgtcttttttttttttttttgatgtatttcagcGGCTTTTGTTGatgtatttcaaatacattgtgtacattctaactacatatgaagccaaatatattcaaattttcgtgtatttgaatggatttcaacaaatacattcagctacaagacaaaaaaaatttaaatacatgacaaatacattaaaaaacagtgtgtttggctattaacaaaatacataaaaaatacactcaaaaaatacaaagacaaatacattcaaaagcCGTGTATTTGTGAGATGTAGATCTGAGAAACTACCATcaccaaaaaccctaatctttccaccaccaccaaaatccTAAACCgagacaccaccaccaccaccaaaaacccAAATCTGAGACACCACCACCAACAAAAAACCCTAATCTTTCCACCACCaacaaaaccctaatctctccacctCCGCGTCATCTTCTCCGCCGCCATCGCAAAATCAGCGCCATCGCCTCCACCACCAACAATACACACGGCCAGATCTGTGCCATCGCCTCACCGGATAgagtgaaaagagagagaggggtgagcaccgagggagagggagaagagagaggggCGGCGCggccatggtggtggtggttgagagaaggggagaaagatttttttagggttttgagaaatgaaaaatctgaaatgggtagtgattgagaaaaaagaaagatatatgtgtttgagtatgtatttttaatatagctaccatttgtaatttagaaaagttaattagctactaaatataattaaataaaaaggtagttaatattaataattagttcttaaaagaagctacaatgagtaaaactttaaaaaaaggAACAGGATCCTTGATTTTAGCCTTTAACGATGGAGCTATTAAATTAgctattaatatatattttttaatgtattttagtgattttttttttttttgctttgatgtattttagtgattttttttttgatgaatttcagtgatttttttttttttgctataatgTATTtccgtgtcttttttttttttttttgatgtatttcagtggcttttatttttttatttttttatgtatttcaaatacattgtgtacattccaactacatatgaatccaaatatattcaaattttcgtgtatttgaatggatttcaacaaatacattcagatacaagacaaaaaaattcaaatacatgacaaatacattaaaaaacaatgtgtttggctattaacaaaatacactcaaaaaatacaaagacaaatacattcaaaaaccGTGTATTTGTGAGATGTAGATCTAAGACACTACCACCACCAAAAATCCTAATCtttccaccaccaccaaaatccTAAACTGAGAcaccaccaccactaccaccaccaccaaaaacccaaatctgagacaccaccaccaccaaaatccCTAATCTCTCCACCTCCACGTCATCTTCTCCGCCGCCATCTCAAAATCAGTGTCATCTACCAACAATACACACGGCCAGATCTGTGCCATCGCCTCATCGGATAgagtgaaaagagagagagaggggtgagcacagagggagagagagaagagagagaggggcgGCGCGGCCATGGTGGTAGTGgttgagagaaggggagagatttttttttttagggttttgaggaatgaaaaatctgaaatgggtagtgattgagaaaaaataaagatatatgtgtttgggtatgtattttttaatatagctaccatttgtaatttagaaaagttaattagctactaaatataattaaataaaaaagtagtAAAAACTCCAGAAAGGCAACCGATTAGTAACTATGGACGACCCATGTTAGCAAGATCTACAACTGCATTTCCCTATGTTAAAATCTTTGAAAGATACTTTCATCTTAGGCTTACTCAAAAATATAAGTTTACATTTCCTTATATCCAAAGACTAATACAGTATTTAAAAGCGTGAATGTCATAACttgctatatatacatatattgggagAGCTAGAACTTTGAGTTTATTAGTATTAGATTCTAAAAAAGACGACTTACTAGGTTCTGGATAAATTATGTATAGACATATTAAGTAGattttttaacacaaatacaaGGTATAGATCAAAGTTACTACATTCCGCCGAAGCTGTAGGCCGGCTTGTAGCTCCACCCCATATATGCAAAAGTTCTTTTCTAAGCTTTGTACATTCATATGTATAATTGGAATATAAGGCGACAACTGCCCGTGCACCCACAACGTAAATGCTAGATCTTACTAAGTTACATTGCAATCTTAAGGGAAAACTAGTACATAAAGTTTATGATGCAAGAAGCGCATATTTGGTATTCACAGTCTAATTAGAAGCTACTGATCATAATATAAGTAAATCCTATTTGAAGTGCTCAACCAGGGGCGGAGCAAGCCTTAAAGCTACAAGTTCAGGAAAACCCAGAAGCGTTGCCTCAAACCCGGCATTTGTATTAACAACCGtcatttaatatgtataaattatctATTTAGAACCCATAAACTAGAAATTCTGAATTTCTCCGCCTCTTGCTCCAGCATTTCCCTTCATCTATCCTCAACGGAAAAATCAGGTTCCACAGGCTTTTGCAATGAGCTAATGATTTCAAGTTCTCCCCTCATGCTTCCGCCCTTTCTTTTGCTTGCTGCCAATGTTGCAGCATACAAAGCAAATTCTGAAGCCTTTTGGCCCAACGACACGCTTCTTCGTTCCTCTAGTGGTTCAGGAGGAGCAGCCAGGGGACTCTGCTTAGCTTTAAGTTCAGCagcctctttccttttcttgtacCGAAACCAAGCTGCTTGTATAAAACATGCAGCCCAAGTCCTCCACTGGTTCGAGTAAAACCTAAACGTGTGCCTTAGCTGTTTGCTATGCAGCTTACGGAACTGTGATGCCACGAATGTCACGTCCTCTGCAGCCAATGCAAACGCTTCCACTTCAGTGATAGTTGTCACTGTACGTGTAGAGGATGGGAGGATGATGCTTGGACGAGGGTCTAGTGCCCATGTTAGTAATTCTTCACCACAAAAATCACACGGACCTAGTTGGCACGAATTGAAGAACCCGGTTCTCCCTCCATCGGTAGTGTAAGAATCTAAATGGCCTCTTACAATGAAGTGCATTTCATTCACAGGATCAGCCTCGCGAACGAGGCAAGTTCTTGCAGTATATAGAAAAGGTTTCAACCTTTCACATATTGCATCTAAGATACACTCGTCCATTTGATCAAACAAAGGAACCTGCAGCAAGGttgaaaatatggatgaaaatctgTCTCTTAAATTTCATTAACCATATGGCTTTAAATAGCCCCACAAACAAAGTACAACTTTTACTACTACTAAGAAATTGAATATTCtagtaaataaaatattatatttctcCTACAACTAAAAGACTAATTATTCTAGAAAACCGTAGTTGTAAGTTAGTAACAGATGCAGCATCCAACAATAGCTTGATAGAAGTTGAGGAATATATATGATACTCACTCGACGAACTAGATCAAGACAAAGATGACGCTTGATGTCCCTTCTGAGGTCCACCGGAAGGCTTTTAACGATGGCTTCTTCGTCAAAGCCTCTAGTTGTCACCCACCTATACACATCATATTTGCGGACCCTTTCCTTTAGATCGTGGGGGAGTTGGCGATGATGCATCCATTCTTCTTTATCGTTCCTCTTGATCCTCCATTCTTCTAGTCTCATAGTAGTTGATTGAAGGAAAGTCTAGTATTAAAAATTAAGGCCAATAGCAATAAAACATTTTCAGTACAACTTTGGCTAAGACTGAAAACTAAGTCCCTTTGTCATTAAAAGAATTTGTCAATGACTTACCTGCATATTGCCAATAAGTAATGCGAAAAGCAATAATCCCAGTATTGCAAGAACAACAGCAAAATTGATTTCATTAATGTCAGTAGTAGTCAAGAGATTCTGCCCAAGAGAGCTGCAAAAGTTGATCAGAGAAAGTTAAcatttaatcaaagaaaaactAACAAACTTTAGCTGCATTTTGTTACCTTAGGTTCCTCAAGCCCCACCAGAAACAATACGCGTACTTGTTCAAGAACGATGACTGTGTAATGCGATAAGTCAGTGCATCGTTAAAGATTCCGAATTGGAAGAATTTGCTGCTAGGAccacataatatagatatattgCTCCACTGATACCACGCGATTCTA
Coding sequences within it:
- the LOC132058527 gene encoding protein CNGC15b-like — encoded protein: MSFTKQKSARFQNDLDIAKSGSYNAAKFFKTISMKNHEQTSKSKSDKPEIEPKMKVFRKKKLSRVFSEDYEGLKLKILDPRGRPINIWNKCFLIASLTSLFVDPLFFYLPCVNDEICMDASHPMEIVLTVVRSVIDAFYLVQILVQFRTAYVAPSSRVFGRGELVIDSSKIASRYLRKDFLLDVLATLPLPQVLIWAAIPSLRGSNRIGAKHALRLTIISQFLLRLCLIFPLSSHIIKTTGVMVEAAWAGAVYNLVLFMLASHVMGSCWYLLAVERQEQCWKQICDQQQLHCQYWYFDCQRKNDTSRIAWYQWSNISILCGPSSKFFQFGIFNDALTYRITQSSFLNKYAYCFWWGLRNLSSLGQNLLTTTDINEINFAVVLAILGLLLFALLIGNMQTFLQSTTMRLEEWRIKRNDKEEWMHHRQLPHDLKERVRKYDVYRWVTTRGFDEEAIVKSLPVDLRRDIKRHLCLDLVRRVPLFDQMDECILDAICERLKPFLYTARTCLVREADPVNEMHFIVRGHLDSYTTDGGRTGFFNSCQLGPCDFCGEELLTWALDPRPSIILPSSTRTVTTITEVEAFALAAEDVTFVASQFRKLHSKQLRHTFRFYSNQWRTWAACFIQAAWFRYKKRKEAAELKAKQSPLAAPPEPLEERRSVSLGQKASEFALYAATLAASKRKGGSMRGELEIISSLQKPVEPDFSVEDR